In the Oncorhynchus nerka isolate Pitt River linkage group LG2, Oner_Uvic_2.0, whole genome shotgun sequence genome, one interval contains:
- the LOC115141575 gene encoding repressor of RNA polymerase III transcription MAF1 homolog isoform X2, translating into MKLLENSSFEAINTRLTIETGDCQIIGRIESYSCKMAGEDKQMFKQFCQEGLPHVLEALSPPQSLGISPNKLSQSQSGDEGEGPLSDKCSRKTLFYLIATLNESFRPDYDFSRTKSHDFSREPSVNWVFNAVNSSLSAAAGEDYSLLQPQLWEAIDAEICLSECDIYSYNPDLDSDPYGEEGNMWSFNYFFYNTRLKRIVFFTCRSVSLFMAPRDSGIDNELDLELDEDCYENMDEERYGALCAQ; encoded by the exons ATGAAACTCCTGGAGAATTCTAGTTTTGAAGCCATAAACACCAGACTCACCATTGAAACGGGGGACTGTCAGATAATAGGAAG GATCGAGAGCTACTCTTGCAAGATGGCAGGCGAGGACAAGCAGATGTTCAagcagttctgtcaggagggacTGCCTCATGTCCTGGAAGCCCTGTCCCCTCCACAGTCCTTAGGAATAAGCCCCAACAA GTTGAGCCAGAGTCAGAGTGGAGACGAGGGGGAAGGGCCTCTCTCTGACAAGTGCAGCAGGAAGACCCTCTTTTACCTGATCGCCACCCTCAACGAATCCTTCCGCCCCGACTATGACTTCAGCCGCACCAAGAGCCACGACTTTAGCAGAGAGCCCAGCGTTAACTGG GTGTTCAACGCGGTGAACAGTAGTCTGTCGGCGGCGGCTGGGGAGGATTATAGTCTGCTTCAGCCCCAGCTGTGGGAGGCCATCGACGCTGAGATCTGCCTGTCCGAGTGTGACATCTACAG CTACAAcccagacctggactctgacccgTACGGAGAGGAGGGCAACATGTGGTCCTTCAACTACTTCTTCTACAACACGAGGCTGAAGAGAATCGTCTTCTTCACGTGCCGCTCGGTCAG TTTATTCATGGCCCCACGGGACTCTGGCATTGACAACGAACTGGACCTGGAGCTGGATGAAGATTGTTATGAGAACATGGatgaagagag GTATGGTGCCCTGTGTGCCCAGTGA
- the LOC115141575 gene encoding repressor of RNA polymerase III transcription MAF1 homolog isoform X1 produces the protein MKLLENSSFEAINTRLTIETGDCQIIGRIESYSCKMAGEDKQMFKQFCQEGLPHVLEALSPPQSLGISPNKLSQSQSGDEGEGPLSDKCSRKTLFYLIATLNESFRPDYDFSRTKSHDFSREPSVNWVFNAVNSSLSAAAGEDYSLLQPQLWEAIDAEICLSECDIYSYNPDLDSDPYGEEGNMWSFNYFFYNTRLKRIVFFTCRSVSLFMAPRDSGIDNELDLELDEDCYENMDEESRYGALCAQ, from the exons ATGAAACTCCTGGAGAATTCTAGTTTTGAAGCCATAAACACCAGACTCACCATTGAAACGGGGGACTGTCAGATAATAGGAAG GATCGAGAGCTACTCTTGCAAGATGGCAGGCGAGGACAAGCAGATGTTCAagcagttctgtcaggagggacTGCCTCATGTCCTGGAAGCCCTGTCCCCTCCACAGTCCTTAGGAATAAGCCCCAACAA GTTGAGCCAGAGTCAGAGTGGAGACGAGGGGGAAGGGCCTCTCTCTGACAAGTGCAGCAGGAAGACCCTCTTTTACCTGATCGCCACCCTCAACGAATCCTTCCGCCCCGACTATGACTTCAGCCGCACCAAGAGCCACGACTTTAGCAGAGAGCCCAGCGTTAACTGG GTGTTCAACGCGGTGAACAGTAGTCTGTCGGCGGCGGCTGGGGAGGATTATAGTCTGCTTCAGCCCCAGCTGTGGGAGGCCATCGACGCTGAGATCTGCCTGTCCGAGTGTGACATCTACAG CTACAAcccagacctggactctgacccgTACGGAGAGGAGGGCAACATGTGGTCCTTCAACTACTTCTTCTACAACACGAGGCTGAAGAGAATCGTCTTCTTCACGTGCCGCTCGGTCAG TTTATTCATGGCCCCACGGGACTCTGGCATTGACAACGAACTGGACCTGGAGCTGGATGAAGATTGTTATGAGAACATGGatgaagagag CAGGTATGGTGCCCTGTGTGCCCAGTGA